The nucleotide sequence TTCTTTTGGACGAAGCGACTTCCGCTTTGGATCCGATCACAGAAGCGAGAATCTTGAAAACTCTCCAAAAATTGAGAGAAGGAAGAACAATCGTTTCCGTAACCCACAGACTGACCGGTCTACATGCCGCGGACCAAGTAGTAGTCTTGAAAAATGGAAGTTTGGAACCGTATCCTTCTCCGGAAAATGATTCACTTTCCGCGGCCGCTATCGGATTATAGAAATATGCTGAAAGTGCCGACTTACGTTGCCGAGTCTTCTATCGGGGGCCTTGGTGTTTTTGCAGGCAGAGATATAGAAGAAGGGGAACTCGTGTGGGAGTTCCATCCTAAAACCGTTTGGACCCTTACGGAGGAGGAAGTCCAAGCTCTTCCGCAAAGGCTCCGAAATATGATCCATACATATTCTTATTTGTTTGAAGGGCAGTGGTATTTTTGCGTGGATAATTCCCGCTTTATGAATCATAGTGATCAAGCAAACACTTTGGAAGATAAAAGCGGGGTTCAAGGAGAAAGCAACCCTCTAGGGAGGGATAGAGCCGTTCGCAAGATCCTAAAGGACGAAGAGCTGACCTGCAATTATAAACAATTCGATCAGAACTGGAAGGATAAACTTCCTTCTTAGTAATCTATCTTAAGATCTTTGATCTTCTTATCCAAGGTGTTTCTGTTGATGCCCAAAAACTTGGCAACCCTGGTCTTGGTATATTTGAATTTCTTCATGGCATACTTGATCAGTCTTGCCTCTACTTCTCCCACTACAACTTCCATTGCCCGCCCGTCTAACGCATCTAAATGAGCCGGGGAGAACTTGGAACTTGCCACTTCGGAAGAAGCTTCCGGATCCATACCAACTTCCACTTCTTCGCCTTCGTCCCCGTAAAGGATACGACCGCTGATCTCGGAGAAATCTTGTATATCCAACATTTCGGATTGAGAGAGAACCACCGCTCTTTCGATTACGTTTTCTAATTCTCGAACGTTACCGGGCCAGCTATAATTCATCAGAAGTTTATGCGCTTCCCTAGTGATCCCTTTGATCTTCTTAATATTCTCCGAAGTATACTTAGTGATGAAGTGATTGATCAAAAGAGGAATATCTTCCGGTCTTTCGCGAAGAGGAGGAGTCAACATATTAACCACATTTAAGCGATAATATAAATCAGCTCTAAACAATTTTTGAGAGATTAGATCTTCCAGGTTCGCGTTAGTCGCCGCTATGATCCTTACGTCGATCTTCTTCGGTTTAACAGAACCGACCGCTTCTATTTCTTTTTCCTGAAGAACCCTTAAAAGTTTGGACTGAAGATTCAGATCCATTTCTCCGATCTCATCCAAGAAGATGGTCCCAGTGTCGGCCATCTCGAACTTTCCTTTTTTGTCGGCGACTGCACCTGTAAAGGATCCTTTTTTATGACCGAATAATTCGGACTCCAAAAGATTCTCAGGAATGGCGGCACAATTGATCTTGATAAAAGGTTTATCACCTCTGGAAGAATTGTAATGGATCGCGGATGCGATCATCTCTTTTCCGGTCCCGGATTCCCCTGTGATCAATACCGAAGCACGAGAATCCGAAACAAGTTGGATCATCTCGAAAAGTTTTTCCATCGATTTGGATTTTCCGATCAATGAACCGAACTTGTATTTATTCTTAAGTTCTCGTTTTAATAGAATGTTCTCCCTAGAGATCTCGCGTTTTTCTTCATCGATCAGTTTTTGGATACGGATCGCTTGGTAAATTATGGATGCGACTACCTGCAGGAAGTCCAAATACGTTTTTAAATCCACGTATTTTTTATGAACAAAGAAAACGCTGACTACACCCAATACATCCGTGTCGGACTTGATAGGTGCTGCAAGAAAACTAACGTTCTCCGGGTTATTCTTAAAATGACTGGCATTCCCGAGTCTATCCAAGAATTTATCATCGCTTACGATGGATTCCACTATGACTGCTTCTCCGGATTCGTAAACTTTTCCGGTAACACCTTCTCCGGGAAGATATACACCCTTCTCCATTTCCTCTGCGGTAAGTCCGGAAGCAGCGATAAGTTTCAGGATATTCTTATCTGATTCGAAAAGAACGATGGATCCTCTTTCCAGGTTCAGAGATTTATCCAACCTATCCATCACATCGTCAAAAATTTCCTGCAGCACTAATGTAGAAGTTACGGTCCTAGAAATATCTATAAGTACCTGTTGGATCTTATTTTTTTGTTCCAACTGTCTGAAAGTCTGGAGGTTTTTAAAGATCTGGGCCGCCATATTAGCGAGAGTGGAAACGAGTTCTAGGTGTTCATCGCTGAATGCTTGTTTTCTGCTTGAATCAAGAGAGATAACTCCGATGACTTCGTCTTCCACGATCATCGGAACTGCAAGCTCCGAAAGAATATCATCCTTAATGGAAATGTAATGTGGATTCTGGGTAACGTCGTTTACGATCATCCCTTCGCCGGAAGCGGCAACGATACCGGTAATTCCTTCTCCCACACGGAGTTTAACTTTTGTCCGAACGGAAGGGTTCATCCCACGGAATGTAACAATATCCAAGACTTCGTCAACTCTGCTGATCAGCATGAGGGAACCGGAACCGACTTCACAAATTTGGATACATCTTTCCAAAATCAAATCCAGAAGGCGGTCCGGATCCAAAGTCGAATTCATAGCGGTTGCCACTTCTTGTATATGGCGGAGTGGGCTGGGTTTTACGTAACCGGACATCTGCTCAAAAAAGGTGCTGATTGATGATTTTCCGGTCAAGGAAAAAACTTAAAATCCAAGCAAGTCGCTTCGTTTCGAGGAAGGAGCGCAAATTTTGTATTAGAATAGATTTAAACCCGGCAAATCAAATGACATAATATCATGGAGATGGATGTACTTTCTAATTTTAGAAGAAGATAATCTTCCCTCTTTGGAACAAATTCATGTTATTCGGAGATTTTCTGAAAGAGGAAGATAAAAACATCTTTCCAGTCTCAAACCTTGCCCTTATCATCTTGTCCGGATGTCCTGCGTATTTTGCGGAGAATTTTATCTTCCGGAAGGAAAACTCAAAGATGGAAAGTTTCTTTGCCATTCCTGTGGAAGAGAATGGATCTTAGAAAAAAGAAAACGAAATAGGATCAAACCTCCGGAAATACATACGTTATCCAACGAGATCTTATTAGAATTCCTCTCTCTTTTTAATACTAGTCCGAATCTTGACGACCTTCTTCAAAATTTTACGAACCTAGCATTCAGAAAATTGAATCTTCCAGGCATCTCGGTAATGGTGTATGAACCTCGATTGGATCGGATCCTGGTAAAATCCTGTAAAAACAAAAAAGGCCCTGCATTAGAAAAACTTGCCTTTAGGATGGAGATAAAAAAGGGAGAACAGAACGGACCTTTAGGACAAGCGATCGAAACCTGCAAGTCGGTATATTATAGATTCGATGAACAACCCCATAAACAGATCCGACAATATGGAAGAGTGAATAAAGTTGAATCGGAACTTTCCGTTCCCATTCATCTCAAAAAAGAAGTATTAGGATTAATTAATGTAGATTACGAAAAAGACGATCCGGTCCAAGCGGAGAAGGACCGCTATTTTCTGGAATTAATCGCTAGTCAGTTTGCCACTACGTTAAAAAACAGAATTCTTTTCGAGGTATCCCAGACCCAATCCAGGAATTTTAGAAATTTACACTCAGCCGCCTTAAAACTCAGCAGTTTAGGATTCAAATACAGAACTGAAATTTTTCGGGTTATTCTTCTTTCTTTAACCGAATTTTCGGAAAGTAACCTCTACGCTCTTATAGAAAGAAAACTCGGCTCGGAAGGAAAAACAACTTCCACCGAAGGGTATATACTTACGGGAAGCCCAAGAGCGCCCGAAATTAAGTTAAATATCCAACTAAAGGGAGATTGGAGTGTATTGAAAAAACCGAACGAATCCGCTATCTTAATGGATTCCACGGATCTGAAAGAATGGAAAACTTTAGGAAGTAATGGAAAGAAAAAACATTTGGCGATCTTGCCCGTTTTACGTTCCGACAATTCGGAGATTTGGATACTTCTCGCTAAGGAAGAAGAACTCCATTGGAGTCCCGAAGAAATCGATGTCCTAAACGCATTTGCCGTCCAAGCAGGGATCTCCGTTCAAAACTTTCATTTATTCCATCAAAGAGCCGAAAAGGAAAGATTGGATAAAGAAATTGAGATCGCTAGAGACCTACAAAGATCCTTACTTCCTAGAAAAATGCCCGACCATCCTAATTACGAATTCGGTGGGATAATGGTGCCAGCGATCGGAGTAGGCGGGGATTATTACGATTTTATAACACATCCAACAAATAAAGAAACTTATGTTTGTATCGGAGACGTGAGCGGCAAAGGAGTTCCAGCCGGGATCGTGATGGCAACTGTCAGAACGGTTATCCATTCATTAGTCCGAAAGAATCCGACTCCTTGGGAAATTTTACTTACGGTAAATACCTATTTATATCAAAATTATTTTAAGGACGTTGTTTCTCCTCGTTTCATGTCCTTGACCATAATTCATTGGGACCAAAACGAGAATCGTTTTGTTTTTAGCGGCGGTGGACAGGGAAATATTTTAGTTTATCGCAAAAAGGAAAATCGTTTGGAGGAAATTCCGACGGGAGGGGTTGTTTTAGGAATTGATCCCGAAATAGACAGATTCGAGAATAGAGGAGAATTAAACTTAGAACCCGGTGATTTTTTCCTAATGTTCACGGACGGTGTGTGGGAAGCCATGAACCTTACCGAAGACTTTTTCGAAATAGAACGCTTACATGATTGTGTTTTCGAAGCCAGAAAAGAAAACCTCCCTCAACTCTTAGAAACCGTCTTAAAAAAGATAAAAAACTTTACCGGGGAAAGGGAACAGACGGATGATATTACTTTAATAGGTGTAAAACGCTTAAGGTGATAATGAACGAAACCTTAGAATCCATTTTTCAATCCGCTTGGTCCCGTTTAAAAAATTACCAGGACTTCATGAAAAGTAAACCTGCGGTAATCTCTTTTTCCGGGGGAAAGGATTCTTCCCTACTTCTTCAATTCTTTCTGTGGCTTCATAATAAAAATCTAATCTCTCATTTTCCAACCATTTACCATTTGGATCATTCTATCCGGGATAATTCGGAGCAAGAATCCGAGATCCTAAAGTATATCAGTTCCTTAACCCCAAAGCACATCTTTAAAAAAAAAACGTTCCGAAGTTTGCAAATAAGACAAAAATTAGTTTAGAAGAAGCCGGCAGAATTCTCCGATTTAGAGACCTAGAGAAAATTTCCGAAAAGATAGGCGGGTATATCACAACCGGACATCATACGGAAGATTATCTAGAAACCGTACTGCTACAACTCATCAGAGGAGGGGGGTGGAATTCGCTTCGCACATTAGGAGTTTTAGAGAATAATAGATTTCGGCCATTATTATTATTCGGAGAACAAGATCGTAAAACCGCATTGGCAAAAGCGGATTGGCCCGTATTCGAAGACGAATCCAATCATTCTTCACGTTATCTTAGGAACAGGATCCGATCCGAACTTCTTCCTGTACTTTTAAAAGAAGGCGCAGATCCGGATAAAATTTTTCATAATTTTCACGATTCCGATACACCTAGAATCGGAATTACAAACCGAAAAATAAATGAAGACGAGATTAGAACAGTTTCCAGACAAATTTTAGAAGAAGAGCCTGGCTCTATATGTAAACAAATTCTGGACTTACATATGAAAAGTCTAGGTCTTCATCCTCTGAATTCTCAGTTCCTTTCGGATCTTCTTCATAACATAGATAGGAAAGTTTCTTTTTCACTCGAAAACAAAGAAGTTTGGTTTTGGAAAAGTGTTTCGTCGGATTTGTACATCTTACCAAAAACCGCTTCATATTTGAAACCATTCAGTTATAACTCCGAATCTTTCTTTTTGAAATGGAACGGTAAGACCAAAAAGATCCCGAAAAATTGCGAACCCTCTAACGACGGAGAAGGAGAAAAAATCCTGCTTGGAGGAATCCATAGAGACGTTTCGGAAATCCTTCGGGAGAAAGAGATTCCGGTTCAGGTCAGAAAAATGCTACCCATTCTAAAACGGGAAGGGAAAACTGTATTGGTTTGCCTTCGAATGTGGGATTCCCGTTTGGATGATATTCGATCGGATGATTTCCCGCAAGACTAGAGAGTCCAGAGGTTTATGGAAGAACTCCAAGAATTAAAGCCGGACCCGTTCTTTAGAGAAGTTAGATTCGTATCTTCTTATGCGGATGCTTCTAAAGTTCCTTCCAAAGGTATTCCTCATATAGCATTTGCAGGTCGTTCCAACTCAGGAAAGTCCAGATTATTAAACGCAATCGTAGAAAGAAAATCCTTAGCAAAAGTTTCTGCAACTCCCGGTAAGACCAAATTACTGAATTTTTTCTTAGTATCTAAGTCCTTATTCCTCGTAGACACGCCCGGTTTCGGTTACTCCGCAAATTCACATAAAGATCATGAACAAATGATGGATCTTTTAATGAATTATCTGAACTCGGCCAAAGATCTAAAATGTCTGTTCTTATTATCCGATGCACAAAGAGAATTGCCCGATGAAGAGCTGGAATTGATCGGTACCTGTTTCGAAAGAGGGACCAAACCTGTTTTAATTCGTACTAAAATAGATAAACTCAATCAGTCGGAACTTTCCAAACTCAGAAAAAAAATGAAAAACATCCAAGGACTATATCCTATGTTGGAAATCGTTTTTGTTTCTCCCAAATACGGAAAAGGTCTACCGGAACTCAGAAAGATCATAGAAAATATGATGAAATCATTAATCATTCCTCCGATGGAAGAAGACGCAATCCCACAAGAGATCAATGAACAAGGCTAAAGCTTACGCGTGAGTTTCTAACAGATTACCGGCAGAACTAATAGCATCTCCATAATATACTTTTCCGGCAAATTGGAGCTGTTTTTGATTTAATTCTTGGATGGTTTTTAAGGTTTCTTCCAAAAGGGCTTTCAGTTTTTCCTGGCTTAACGCCATCTCCAATTTACGTTTTCTTTCGATCAGTTCCATATGACGACGAGCTTCGTCTTCGCTCTTTCTTTCCGGATTATCATGAGATGAAACCTGATTCTTATCCAGTCGGTTCAATTCCAGATCGATCTCACGTAATTCGGACATAAGTTCCCATTCTTTATCCGAAATCAGATCGGAATGAGAAGCAGCTTCTTTGTTTTTAGTAGAATCGGCCGAGTTATTGCTCTTCGCCCCTTCTTCATTTAAGGATGAAACATTAGGTTTCTCTTTTTCGGCCTTTTTAACTGTGGTCGCTCTGGTTTCTCCAGCTACCGCTACTAATTTTCCGTCCCTAAGTTCGTATTCGATAGATACGTCTATAGATCTGAGTTCTGCATTATCTCGAATAGCATCGTTACGAAACTCAGCAACATGTCCTAATTCATGGGAGATTACATGGAGTACAGAACTAGCCTGGGGCGCACTTTCCAGTTGCCCGTGACCAATGTACTTAACCGAATTATCTTTCGGTCTTTCCAGCATGGAAGAAGATTGTATAACTCCCAGGTTCATCCTATTATAAATGTCGGCCTGGCAAGCCTTGAGTTTAGAGCTTTGGAAAAAAATTCCAACTACTTAACAAAAAACGTTATTTGCAATACGCTATCTTATTAAGTATCTCAAGTATGCTTGAGTCGCAAAGATCGTGAAATACTATCGCATATCTTTGCCCAACGTCCGTAACGGTTTTACGAATGACCTCTCCCGGTATCTCGCAGGAAAACATTGGCGACATAATCGTGATTTTTTTGCCTGGGCTCCAATCCTCATCCGAAAGAATAGACGCTCCAATCATCGATATATCTATCAGAATACCTTCGCTCCAATTTCCTCCCTCAAAAAGTTTAACCCGACTGTCTTTACGGAACCTTGTATAAAATCTTTGATCCGTCAGCGAATCGGGTACTACCTTTTTAGAAGGATCCATCCCGATCTCTAGTTCTTGCATAGCCGGGAGAGCATACAGTACTTGGAAAAAATTTAAAAGAAGATTTCTTTTGAACTTAAGATTCTTTTAAAAAAATGAATTTAGAAGTGAGAAGGACCGTTAAAAATAGATCTAAACATCTATTCTTATGCTAACTTCCTTCTACAAATTAAAGATATCCGATTCTCTAGCTAATACGATCTCTGAAAGCGCAGTGGATTGTTTTTCTTGATTGAACATTCGTATGATTTCTTCGTCCGGATGATCTGGTTCATGATGAGTTAGCACCAGTTTATTTACACCCAGGACTTCCCCGCAACGCACCGCTAATCTACCGGATGTATGCCCCCAACCGATTTTACGATCCGCTTCTTCGGAACTGTATTGTGCATCTATGATCAGCATGTCAGGACTTCCGAATTTCGCGCGTAATTGTTCGAATTCGGAAAGATCCTCTTCTCTCACTTCCACATCGGTACAAAATAGGAAACTTTTTCCATTTTCTTCGATATGATAGCCCGTACAATTGCCCGGATGTTTTAAAAGGAAAGGAGTTACTTTAAAATCGCCGATCTGGACGGTCTTCTGTCTTTGGAGAAGGGTGAATGTTTTCTTGGACATCATCTCATCCAATGTGATCGGGAAGTTTTCCGGATTTTGCTGACGATCGAATCTTTCTTTCAGATTGCTAATGGTGGAATAAAAATCGATTTGAACGTTTGGAACGTATCCAGGTTTAAAAAAAGGCCACCCTTGTATATGATCCCAATGAGTATGTGTCACTAAAATTTTGATAGTACCGCCTTGAGCTATGCCGTCTTTTAGAAGATCGTTACCAAGTTCTCTCATTCCGGAACCGCAATCTATAATTAACTTCTGACCGCTTGTGGATTCCACAAATACACAAGTAGTGTTTCCTCCTACAGGACGTAATAGTTCAGGGCTTAAAGTTTGTAAAAATGTAGGAACGGAAAAACTTCCATTCTTAAGTTTGAACTCCCTATGAGCGGACTCTAGGATCTTTTCTAATTTTTCTCTATATTCCGAACCGGAAAGCGGAGTAGGAAGTGATCCTCTTACTCCGTATAATTTTATTTTCACTGTATTAAATTAGACAACTAAGAGATTTGGTATTTGCAGGCATTCGGCGATGACATCGAATTTTCGTGAAAAACAATGGAAGATCGCGACTAGAATCCCGTTTACCTCTGATTATTTCTTAAAAATAAACCCCGGAAGTAAATTAAAAAAAAACGATTTGTTTTCCGAAGAATTCGGGACATATTACCTAGAGTTAGGTTCCGGTTGGGGAGAAGTTGCCGTATCCTTAGCGAAAGATAATCCAAATACCGGTTTTGTTCTTATGGAAAAAAAGCCGGACCGTCTGCGCAAAACGATCCGCGACTTGAAAGAATACGATATAAAGAACGTTAAACTTCTTTCAGTTAACTTCAATTGGTTTTTAGAAGAAATTTTCGAACCAGGCATCTTCGACGAAATACTTCTCAACTTTCCCGACCCTTGGCCTAAGCGTAGACACCATAAACATAGGACATTGAATCCCAGATTTTTAGATACTGTTCATACTCTTTTGAAAAATGGCGGCAGATTCCATTTTGCAACCGATTACGGCCCTTATGCACGCAAAGGAATTCGCCTTTTTAGGAATGATCCGAGATATAAACCCGTCAATACAGAGTTTTCTCTCCAAAGAGCAAACTTCCCAATCTCCCATTTTGAGCGGGAAAAACGGGAGGCTGGCTCCCGAATTTATTATTTGGATCGGATCAAAGTAAACAATTGATCTTAGTGATACAATAAGGAGTAAACATTGTCCGAATCTTGGACTAGTTTGTAAGTCCAGACTGTTTCTCCCTTTTCATCATATCTAATTGCCGTATTATCTTTATATAATACGATCACATCTTTCTTTTTCCCCGGCAAAAGGCCTTCTACTTCTTTGTCCGAAATTTTGATCTCTTTCAGACCGGAAGAATCCGCATCCACACGATAGATCTTATCGTTACCGGCAAACCAGAGAGAATTTCCTCTCACGCTGAACAGATTTGCAGATTTGTCAGAAATTTCCGTCTTAGTCGCTTTTCCTTTTCCGGAAATATAAACGATCTCCTTATCCGTACGGAAGAATGTGCCGTCCTCCGTGGCACCAAGCAATCTTGGATTCGTAGTTCCGGTCCAAGCAGAGTCCACATCCTTACTTAATTTTGCATCCGTATATAGGATCTTGTCTTCTTTCGAAGATGATTGCACCAAGAACACTTGTCCCTTTTTAGAAGCGGACCAAGTTTTAGAATCCAATGGAATGGATTTATTCTCTTCGAACGTATCCGAGTAACTGGTTAATGTCCTTTTTGCCGAGTTTTCGGTTTCCACTAAAATTCTATCACCGGAAACCATTGCTTTTTTGAACATTCCAGACAGATTAATCGTTTGAAAAAGAGAGCCCGAATTTTGGTCTCTGACTTCTAGAGTTCGATCCGTAAATGCGTATACTCTGCGATCCGCAAGAACATTACGGAAAGGTTTATTACTTGTGATCCTCCAAAGACGGATCGCTCTATTTTTATCTAAAGCTTCTATGGAAGTTCCGTAATTCATCAATAATAGATCGTTGACGATCACTGGAACTCCGATCAAAGATCCACGATTCGGAAATGGCTGTAATATCACAGGAGTATCCGAATCGGATAGGACCAATCTTTCGGCTTGGCTAGAATAGGGAGAATTCGGGAATTTTTCCGCGAGTTCTCTTCCTAATTGTATCACCAGTTTTTTATATTCCGGATTTGCAGGATTTTTGATCTTTAATTCTGAAAGGATCCTGATACGGGCATGCAAGAACTT is from Leptospira sp. WS58.C1 and encodes:
- a CDS encoding SET domain-containing protein, which gives rise to MLKVPTYVAESSIGGLGVFAGRDIEEGELVWEFHPKTVWTLTEEEVQALPQRLRNMIHTYSYLFEGQWYFCVDNSRFMNHSDQANTLEDKSGVQGESNPLGRDRAVRKILKDEELTCNYKQFDQNWKDKLPS
- a CDS encoding sigma-54-dependent Fis family transcriptional regulator, whose protein sequence is MNSTLDPDRLLDLILERCIQICEVGSGSLMLISRVDEVLDIVTFRGMNPSVRTKVKLRVGEGITGIVAASGEGMIVNDVTQNPHYISIKDDILSELAVPMIVEDEVIGVISLDSSRKQAFSDEHLELVSTLANMAAQIFKNLQTFRQLEQKNKIQQVLIDISRTVTSTLVLQEIFDDVMDRLDKSLNLERGSIVLFESDKNILKLIAASGLTAEEMEKGVYLPGEGVTGKVYESGEAVIVESIVSDDKFLDRLGNASHFKNNPENVSFLAAPIKSDTDVLGVVSVFFVHKKYVDLKTYLDFLQVVASIIYQAIRIQKLIDEEKREISRENILLKRELKNKYKFGSLIGKSKSMEKLFEMIQLVSDSRASVLITGESGTGKEMIASAIHYNSSRGDKPFIKINCAAIPENLLESELFGHKKGSFTGAVADKKGKFEMADTGTIFLDEIGEMDLNLQSKLLRVLQEKEIEAVGSVKPKKIDVRIIAATNANLEDLISQKLFRADLYYRLNVVNMLTPPLRERPEDIPLLINHFITKYTSENIKKIKGITREAHKLLMNYSWPGNVRELENVIERAVVLSQSEMLDIQDFSEISGRILYGDEGEEVEVGMDPEASSEVASSKFSPAHLDALDGRAMEVVVGEVEARLIKYAMKKFKYTKTRVAKFLGINRNTLDKKIKDLKIDY
- a CDS encoding GAF domain-containing SpoIIE family protein phosphatase — translated: MSCVFCGEFYLPEGKLKDGKFLCHSCGREWILEKRKRNRIKPPEIHTLSNEILLEFLSLFNTSPNLDDLLQNFTNLAFRKLNLPGISVMVYEPRLDRILVKSCKNKKGPALEKLAFRMEIKKGEQNGPLGQAIETCKSVYYRFDEQPHKQIRQYGRVNKVESELSVPIHLKKEVLGLINVDYEKDDPVQAEKDRYFLELIASQFATTLKNRILFEVSQTQSRNFRNLHSAALKLSSLGFKYRTEIFRVILLSLTEFSESNLYALIERKLGSEGKTTSTEGYILTGSPRAPEIKLNIQLKGDWSVLKKPNESAILMDSTDLKEWKTLGSNGKKKHLAILPVLRSDNSEIWILLAKEEELHWSPEEIDVLNAFAVQAGISVQNFHLFHQRAEKERLDKEIEIARDLQRSLLPRKMPDHPNYEFGGIMVPAIGVGGDYYDFITHPTNKETYVCIGDVSGKGVPAGIVMATVRTVIHSLVRKNPTPWEILLTVNTYLYQNYFKDVVSPRFMSLTIIHWDQNENRFVFSGGGQGNILVYRKKENRLEEIPTGGVVLGIDPEIDRFENRGELNLEPGDFFLMFTDGVWEAMNLTEDFFEIERLHDCVFEARKENLPQLLETVLKKIKNFTGEREQTDDITLIGVKRLR
- a CDS encoding ATP-binding protein yields the protein MNETLESIFQSAWSRLKNYQDFMKSKPAVISFSGGKDSSLLLQFFLWLHNKNLISHFPTIYHLDHSIRDNSEQESEILKYISSLTPKHIFKKKTFRSLQIRQKLV
- the tilS gene encoding tRNA lysidine(34) synthetase TilS; the protein is MLRFRDLEKISEKIGGYITTGHHTEDYLETVLLQLIRGGGWNSLRTLGVLENNRFRPLLLFGEQDRKTALAKADWPVFEDESNHSSRYLRNRIRSELLPVLLKEGADPDKIFHNFHDSDTPRIGITNRKINEDEIRTVSRQILEEEPGSICKQILDLHMKSLGLHPLNSQFLSDLLHNIDRKVSFSLENKEVWFWKSVSSDLYILPKTASYLKPFSYNSESFFLKWNGKTKKIPKNCEPSNDGEGEKILLGGIHRDVSEILREKEIPVQVRKMLPILKREGKTVLVCLRMWDSRLDDIRSDDFPQD
- the yihA gene encoding ribosome biogenesis GTP-binding protein YihA/YsxC — encoded protein: MEELQELKPDPFFREVRFVSSYADASKVPSKGIPHIAFAGRSNSGKSRLLNAIVERKSLAKVSATPGKTKLLNFFLVSKSLFLVDTPGFGYSANSHKDHEQMMDLLMNYLNSAKDLKCLFLLSDAQRELPDEELELIGTCFERGTKPVLIRTKIDKLNQSELSKLRKKMKNIQGLYPMLEIVFVSPKYGKGLPELRKIIENMMKSLIIPPMEEDAIPQEINEQG
- a CDS encoding PilZ domain-containing protein, translating into MQELEIGMDPSKKVVPDSLTDQRFYTRFRKDSRVKLFEGGNWSEGILIDISMIGASILSDEDWSPGKKITIMSPMFSCEIPGEVIRKTVTDVGQRYAIVFHDLCDSSILEILNKIAYCK
- a CDS encoding MBL fold metallo-hydrolase is translated as MKIKLYGVRGSLPTPLSGSEYREKLEKILESAHREFKLKNGSFSVPTFLQTLSPELLRPVGGNTTCVFVESTSGQKLIIDCGSGMRELGNDLLKDGIAQGGTIKILVTHTHWDHIQGWPFFKPGYVPNVQIDFYSTISNLKERFDRQQNPENFPITLDEMMSKKTFTLLQRQKTVQIGDFKVTPFLLKHPGNCTGYHIEENGKSFLFCTDVEVREEDLSEFEQLRAKFGSPDMLIIDAQYSSEEADRKIGWGHTSGRLAVRCGEVLGVNKLVLTHHEPDHPDEEIIRMFNQEKQSTALSEIVLARESDIFNL
- the trmB gene encoding tRNA (guanine(46)-N(7))-methyltransferase TrmB, with protein sequence MTSNFREKQWKIATRIPFTSDYFLKINPGSKLKKNDLFSEEFGTYYLELGSGWGEVAVSLAKDNPNTGFVLMEKKPDRLRKTIRDLKEYDIKNVKLLSVNFNWFLEEIFEPGIFDEILLNFPDPWPKRRHHKHRTLNPRFLDTVHTLLKNGGRFHFATDYGPYARKGIRLFRNDPRYKPVNTEFSLQRANFPISHFEREKREAGSRIYYLDRIKVNN